A genome region from Aestuariivirga litoralis includes the following:
- the cobT gene encoding cobaltochelatase subunit CobT has translation MAAKEDRAERFKEVLGTAMKSMALDPELVVSFGTDQPQLVGHKAKLPQLSGAASKKDIAITRGLADSFTLKLANHSDEVHGHYLPQGKNARAIFDAVEQARIEAIGARAMPGVANNLAAMLDDKYGRLTVNRPSNNRKDTPLEEAVGLLLREKLTGAAPPPAAKQYVDLWRDWVEERAGEKFKGLEDALRDQQAFARLSRDLIASLDMADELGDDPDKAEENDEEESSDDQGEQSETPQGEDQESEQSASEEMESAEGETESAEMEAQSAESDDLPDDLEGEEMDDGEEPWRPQLPFSSLSNDNFYKVYANAYDEVISADDLCDPDELTRLRAYLDKQLANLQGVVSRLANRLQRRLMAQQNRSWDFDLEEGVLDAARLTRVVIDPLHALSFKQEQDTKFRDTVVSLLLDNSGSMRGRPITVAATCADILARTLERCGVKVEILGFTTKAWKGGQSREKWLADGKPANPGRLNDLRHIVYKSADEPWRRARKNLGLMMREGLLKENIDGEALIWAHNRLLARQEQRRIMMVISDGAPVDDSTLSVNSGNYLEKHLRQVITDIEGRSPVELIAIGIGHDVTRYYQRAVTIIDAEELGGAMTEKLAELFEEHEQHSPRRRARH, from the coding sequence ATGGCGGCCAAGGAAGACCGCGCCGAACGTTTCAAGGAAGTGCTCGGCACGGCCATGAAATCCATGGCGCTTGATCCGGAACTGGTCGTGTCCTTCGGCACTGACCAGCCGCAGCTGGTCGGCCACAAGGCCAAGTTGCCGCAGCTTTCGGGTGCCGCGTCCAAGAAAGACATCGCCATCACCCGCGGCCTGGCCGACAGCTTCACCCTGAAACTGGCCAATCACTCCGATGAAGTGCACGGTCACTATCTGCCGCAAGGCAAGAATGCCCGCGCCATTTTTGATGCGGTCGAACAGGCGCGCATTGAAGCCATCGGCGCGCGCGCCATGCCGGGCGTAGCCAACAATCTGGCCGCGATGCTGGATGACAAATATGGCCGCCTCACTGTCAACCGGCCGTCCAACAACCGCAAGGACACGCCGCTCGAAGAAGCCGTAGGCCTGCTCCTGCGCGAGAAGCTCACGGGCGCTGCACCACCACCTGCTGCCAAGCAATATGTCGATCTCTGGCGCGACTGGGTGGAAGAACGCGCCGGCGAGAAATTCAAGGGTCTGGAAGATGCCCTACGCGACCAGCAGGCCTTTGCCCGCCTCTCGCGTGATCTGATTGCCTCGCTCGATATGGCCGATGAGTTGGGTGATGACCCCGACAAGGCCGAGGAGAATGACGAGGAAGAATCCTCCGACGATCAGGGCGAGCAATCCGAAACCCCGCAGGGCGAGGACCAGGAAAGCGAACAATCTGCATCCGAGGAAATGGAATCCGCTGAAGGCGAAACCGAATCCGCCGAAATGGAAGCGCAATCCGCTGAATCCGATGACTTGCCTGATGATCTGGAAGGCGAGGAAATGGATGACGGCGAGGAGCCATGGCGCCCGCAGCTGCCCTTCTCGTCGCTCAGCAATGATAACTTCTACAAGGTCTATGCCAATGCCTATGATGAGGTGATCAGCGCCGACGATCTCTGTGATCCCGATGAACTCACGCGCCTGCGCGCCTATCTCGACAAGCAGCTTGCCAATCTCCAAGGCGTTGTCTCGCGCCTCGCCAACCGCCTGCAGCGCCGCCTGATGGCACAGCAAAACCGCTCCTGGGATTTCGATCTCGAAGAAGGCGTGCTGGATGCCGCGCGTTTGACCCGCGTGGTGATTGACCCGCTGCATGCCTTGTCCTTCAAGCAAGAGCAAGACACCAAATTCCGCGATACGGTCGTCAGCCTGCTGCTCGACAATTCAGGCTCGATGCGCGGCCGCCCCATCACCGTGGCCGCCACCTGCGCCGACATTCTGGCACGCACCCTGGAGCGCTGCGGCGTGAAGGTCGAAATTCTGGGCTTCACCACCAAGGCCTGGAAGGGCGGGCAATCGCGCGAGAAATGGTTGGCCGATGGCAAACCGGCCAATCCCGGCCGCCTCAATGACCTGCGCCACATCGTTTACAAATCCGCCGATGAGCCCTGGCGCCGTGCGCGCAAGAATCTTGGCCTGATGATGCGCGAAGGCCTCCTCAAGGAAAATATCGACGGTGAAGCGCTGATCTGGGCCCATAACCGCCTGCTGGCGCGGCAAGAGCAGCGCCGCATCATGATGGTGATTTCCGATGGCGCACCAGTGGATGATTCAACGCTCAGCGTGAATTCCGGCAACTATCTGGAAAAACATCTGCGTCAGGTGATCACTGATATTGAAGGCCGCTCACCCGTCGAACTGATCGCCATCGGCATCGGCCATGACGTGACGCGCTATTATCAGCGCGCAGTCACAATCATTGATGCCGAGGAATTGGGTGGCGCCATGACCGAGAAGTTGGCAGAGTTGTTTGAAGAACATGAACAACACTCCCCGCGCCGCCGCGCCCGTCATTGA
- the rpmB gene encoding 50S ribosomal protein L28 translates to MSRRCELTGKGWQAGNKVSHANNKTRTRFMPNLCQVSLMSDAMGLSYNLRVSAIALKSVEHAGGLDAFLLKADIAKMSDKAATLKRSVAKKVAAQKAAA, encoded by the coding sequence ATGTCGCGTCGTTGTGAATTGACTGGCAAGGGCTGGCAGGCCGGTAACAAGGTTTCCCACGCCAACAACAAGACCCGCACCCGTTTCATGCCCAACCTGTGCCAGGTGAGCTTGATGAGCGATGCGATGGGCCTTTCTTATAACCTCCGCGTTTCGGCGATTGCGCTGAAGTCGGTTGAACATGCCGGCGGCCTCGATGCCTTCCTGCTCAAGGCCGACATTGCCAAGATGTCCGACAAGGCCGCCACGCTGAAGCGGTCGGTTGCCAAGAAGGTTGCTGCCCAGAAGGCCGCTGCCTAA
- a CDS encoding GNAT family N-acetyltransferase — MNRSAPSLATERLNLRGLKASDLAAFHAMYADPLVYNFLTGKPLSREEAWARMLRLAGLWELSGYGYWALEDKASGTLAGIAGFAEFHRTITPDISGKPEFGWALASPYHGKKLSTEAVTAIQAWGDKELAGPETSCIVAARNTVSIHLAKKIGFKTIAEGPYNDVPHLVLLRQRPS; from the coding sequence ATGAACAGATCAGCCCCATCGCTTGCAACTGAGCGCCTCAATTTGCGCGGCCTCAAGGCATCAGACCTTGCAGCCTTCCACGCCATGTATGCCGATCCGCTGGTCTATAACTTTCTTACCGGCAAACCTCTCTCGCGCGAGGAAGCCTGGGCGCGCATGCTGCGCCTTGCTGGCCTGTGGGAGCTCAGCGGCTATGGCTATTGGGCGCTGGAAGATAAAGCGAGCGGCACTTTGGCAGGCATCGCCGGCTTTGCTGAATTTCACCGCACCATCACGCCGGACATTTCCGGCAAGCCGGAATTCGGCTGGGCTTTGGCCAGCCCATACCACGGCAAAAAACTTTCAACCGAAGCGGTCACAGCCATTCAAGCCTGGGGCGACAAGGAACTAGCTGGGCCCGAAACGTCCTGCATCGTCGCCGCGCGCAACACGGTTTCAATTCATCTCGCCAAGAAGATCGGCTTCAAGACGATCGCCGAAGGCCCCTACAATGATGTGCCGCATCTGGTGCTGCTGCGCCAACGCCCATCATAA
- a CDS encoding GNAT family N-acetyltransferase: MNNTPRAAAPVIETQRLTLRSFTAEDFPDFCRIWNEEGVYRHIAGKPQSESVHWGRLTGLMGHWPLNGFGTWAVADRETGQLLGQCGYLFLRREMLVPMPEPELGWALTTTHQGRGLGTEAALACACWGDANIDADKTACIIDTVNTASANVARKIGYTYSADTHFLDRPELEIQLFHRKRLAP, translated from the coding sequence ATGAACAACACTCCCCGCGCCGCCGCGCCCGTCATTGAGACGCAGCGCCTAACGCTCCGCAGTTTCACGGCGGAAGACTTCCCTGATTTCTGCCGAATCTGGAACGAGGAAGGTGTCTACCGCCACATTGCCGGCAAGCCGCAATCTGAATCCGTACATTGGGGCCGCCTCACCGGCCTGATGGGTCATTGGCCGCTGAATGGCTTTGGCACTTGGGCAGTGGCGGACCGCGAAACCGGCCAACTGCTTGGCCAATGTGGCTATCTGTTTTTACGACGCGAAATGCTGGTGCCCATGCCAGAACCTGAACTGGGTTGGGCGCTCACCACCACCCATCAAGGCAGAGGTCTTGGCACCGAAGCCGCACTCGCCTGCGCCTGTTGGGGTGACGCCAACATCGATGCCGACAAGACCGCCTGCATCATCGACACCGTCAACACGGCTTCGGCCAATGTCGCCCGCAAGATAGGCTATACCTATAGCGCCGACACTCATTTCCTCGACAGACCGGAACTCGAAATCCAGCTATTCCATCGAAAGCGATTAGCCCCATGA
- a CDS encoding NAD(P)H-dependent oxidoreductase, giving the protein MSLIPDLNWRYATKKYDTAKKVSQRQLDEILEAISLAPSGSGYQPYDVLVVTNPEVREKLRAAANNQSQVTEASHLLVFAAWDNITAEKLGKVFDNMALIRGKSDSLDERRKGAIAGFEAKSAEENFHFAAQQAFIGLGVGVSAAAALKVDATPMGGFDPKKFDEILGLKAKGLRSVVILPIGHRHADGDWLVNLKKVRRPKNEMFIEVA; this is encoded by the coding sequence ATGAGCCTGATCCCCGACCTGAACTGGCGTTACGCCACCAAGAAATACGACACCGCCAAGAAGGTTTCGCAGAGGCAGCTTGATGAAATCTTGGAGGCGATCAGTCTTGCACCTTCGGGCAGCGGCTATCAACCTTATGACGTGTTGGTTGTCACCAACCCGGAAGTGCGCGAGAAATTGCGCGCTGCAGCCAACAATCAATCACAGGTGACTGAGGCTTCGCATCTTCTGGTCTTCGCGGCCTGGGATAACATCACCGCCGAAAAGCTCGGCAAGGTGTTCGATAACATGGCGCTGATCCGCGGCAAGAGCGACAGCCTGGATGAACGCCGCAAGGGTGCGATTGCCGGATTTGAAGCGAAGTCAGCCGAAGAGAATTTCCACTTTGCCGCACAGCAGGCCTTTATAGGGCTCGGTGTTGGCGTCTCCGCCGCTGCCGCACTGAAGGTTGATGCCACGCCGATGGGTGGATTTGATCCGAAGAAGTTTGACGAGATCCTCGGTCTGAAGGCCAAAGGGTTGCGCAGTGTGGTGATCCTGCCGATTGGCCATCGCCATGCCGACGGTGACTGGCTGGTGAACTTGAAGAAAGTGCGCCGCCCGAAGAATGAAATGTTCATCGAGGTGGCTTGA
- a CDS encoding DapH/DapD/GlmU-related protein, whose product MTKQPGNHGNNAPRDGSPRVHSSAQLRDCVLGQFTDVAERVVMAECALGDYSYVERQAEAIYTDIGKFCAIAANARINALGHPMDRVSQHKITYRPNEYFLYAKVDKDFREARRTKRVSIGHDVWIGHGAIVMPGISIGHGAVVAAGAVVTKDVAAYEIVGGVPAKRIKWRFEKPIRERIEKLAWWDWPHDRLGFAVEDMKKLSPEEFLEKYSE is encoded by the coding sequence ATGACAAAACAACCCGGCAATCACGGCAACAACGCACCGCGCGATGGAAGCCCGCGCGTGCATTCATCCGCGCAGTTGCGGGATTGCGTGCTGGGCCAGTTCACAGATGTGGCCGAGCGCGTGGTGATGGCGGAATGCGCGCTTGGCGATTATTCTTACGTCGAGCGGCAGGCTGAGGCGATCTACACGGACATTGGCAAGTTCTGCGCGATTGCCGCCAATGCGCGCATCAACGCGCTGGGCCACCCGATGGACCGCGTGTCGCAGCACAAGATCACCTACCGGCCCAATGAGTATTTTCTTTACGCCAAAGTGGACAAGGATTTCCGCGAAGCCCGCCGCACCAAACGCGTGAGCATTGGCCATGATGTGTGGATCGGCCATGGTGCCATTGTGATGCCGGGGATTTCCATTGGCCACGGCGCAGTTGTGGCAGCAGGTGCTGTGGTGACCAAGGATGTGGCGGCTTACGAAATCGTTGGCGGTGTGCCTGCCAAGCGGATCAAGTGGCGGTTCGAAAAGCCCATCCGCGAGCGGATCGAGAAACTGGCCTGGTGGGATTGGCCGCATGACAGGCTGGGCTTCGCTGTTGAGGATATGAAGAAGCTTTCACCGGAAGAATTTCTCGAGAAGTATTCCGAATAG
- the cobS gene encoding cobaltochelatase subunit CobS, with protein sequence MSSSPTLTGLPDKKVSVAQLFGFESNMDVSAFSERSEHVPDVDPDYLFNRETTMAILAGFAYNRRVMVTGYHGTGKSTHIEQVAARLNWPCIRINLDSHISRIDLIGKDAIVLKDGKQITEFKEGILPWAYQHNIALVFDEYDAGRPDVMFVIQRILEAAGKLTLLDQSRVLHPHAAFRLFSTANTIGLGDTTGLYHGTQQINQAQMDRWSIVTALNYLPHAEEVSIVLAKNKSFQNEKGKKTIANMVRVADHTRNAFIQGDLSTVMSPRTVITWAQNAEIFGDVGFAFRVTFLNKCDELERSIVAEFYQRCFGEDLPESAARIQIA encoded by the coding sequence ATGTCCTCATCTCCTACGCTCACGGGCTTGCCCGACAAGAAAGTTTCAGTCGCCCAGCTCTTCGGTTTCGAATCCAACATGGATGTCAGTGCGTTTTCCGAGCGCAGCGAGCATGTGCCGGATGTCGATCCGGATTATCTGTTCAACCGTGAAACCACGATGGCGATCCTCGCGGGCTTTGCCTATAACCGCCGCGTGATGGTGACAGGCTATCACGGCACCGGCAAATCCACCCATATCGAGCAAGTGGCCGCACGCCTGAACTGGCCTTGCATCCGTATCAATCTCGACAGCCATATCAGCCGTATCGACCTGATCGGCAAGGACGCCATCGTGCTGAAGGATGGCAAGCAGATTACAGAGTTCAAGGAAGGCATCCTGCCTTGGGCCTACCAGCACAACATTGCTCTCGTGTTCGACGAATATGATGCCGGCCGCCCGGACGTGATGTTCGTGATCCAGCGCATTCTCGAAGCTGCCGGCAAGCTCACGCTGCTCGACCAGTCGCGCGTGTTGCATCCGCACGCAGCCTTCCGCCTGTTCTCCACCGCCAACACGATTGGCCTTGGTGACACGACGGGCCTCTATCACGGCACGCAGCAGATCAACCAGGCCCAGATGGACCGTTGGTCGATCGTCACCGCGCTGAACTATCTGCCGCATGCCGAGGAAGTCAGCATCGTTCTGGCCAAGAACAAATCGTTCCAGAACGAAAAGGGCAAGAAGACCATCGCCAACATGGTCCGCGTGGCTGATCACACGCGCAATGCGTTCATCCAGGGTGACCTCTCCACCGTGATGAGCCCGCGCACCGTGATCACCTGGGCGCAGAATGCCGAGATTTTCGGCGATGTCGGCTTTGCCTTCCGTGTCACCTTCCTCAACAAGTGTGATGAGCTGGAACGCTCCATCGTGGCGGAATTCTATCAGCGCTGCTTCGGCGAAGACCTGCCGGAATCCGCAGCCCGCATCCAGATCGCGTAA